In Desulfatiglans sp., the genomic stretch ATTTATATAAATTACTACTACTGTTCACATGGTCTAAGGCTAGAGGTATGACTAAAATAACAATTAACACTAATTTGGCTTGACAAGTGGTCCCATAGAAGAGACAAGGCATGCCTTGTCTCTACATATTATCGATATTCTTATCAGGAACAGTTATTACATACAGGAATATTTTCTTTTCAACTCTATTCCAAAAGAATCATAAGCCAGGGCATGCCTTTTGGCTTTTGCCTTGCACGGCTCGTATGCTTTGCATCATGCATGAACATGGGTCAGGCTGAATTTGCCGGGCCGTATGACAGGGTATTAATCGCATAGAGTTTTCTATCCCCTGCCCCAAAGTATAATACCCCTTCGGAATCTATAACCGCAGAGGAAAAGTCATATTCATCTGAGAGATGGTAATTCCATTTTAAGCTACTGTCAGGGTTGATTGCATTGAAAATACCGCCTGTTCCCAGATATATTGTGCCGTCAGAACCAATGGCAGGCGAGGCATAAAGATTGCCTCCGGTAATTAAGGCCCATTTCTGTGTGCCGTCAGGGTTTATTGCGTAAAATTTACTTCCAACGCTTATATATATTGCGCTGTCAGGGCCAATGACTGGAGAGGATTCCACCCAGCCTCCTGCATTAAATGTCCATTTTTGTGTGCCATCGGGATTTAGTGCATAGAGATTTTGGTCTCTTGAACCCACGTATATTATACCGTCACTTCCGATAGCAGGGGATGCTGACAAATAATTGCCGGTATTAAAAATCCATTTCTGTGTGCCGTCAGGATTGACTGCATAAAGTTTTCCATCTGTTGAACCAACATATATGGTGCTGTCAGAACCTATGGCCGGGGAGGATTGAATGTATTCTCCTGTAGTGAACGCCCATTTCTTACTACCGTCAGGATTTACTGCATAAAGATTATGATCATTTGATCCCACATAGATGATGCCGTCAGCTCCTATGGCAGGAGAAGAACCCACATCATCATTGGTAATAAAAATCCATTTCTGACTGCCGTCAGGATTTATTGCATAGAGGTTATTATCCTTTGATCCCACATAGATAATGCCGTCACGACCTATAGCTGGAGAAGATTGAATATCGTCTCCAGCAGTAAAAGACCATTTTTGTGTGCCATCTGAGTTTATTGCATAGAGCCTGTTATCATTAGAACCTACATAAATGGTACCATCAGAACCGATGGCCGGTGAAGATTCTATCATATCTTCTGTTAAAAATACCCATTTCTGTGTGCCATCAGGGTTATATTCATAAGCACCCATATCCACTGTGGCTGTACGATCAATGTTGCCGTCAATAATGCGGTCATTTCCATCATAATCATTCGCGGGTATTGAAGATGCAGAATTGTCACCAGCATCGATACAGGG encodes the following:
- a CDS encoding PQQ-binding-like beta-propeller repeat protein, giving the protein MKKINLLIMMLMFFSITGNKSIAATLNVPSEAYSTIQAAIDAAGEGDTVEVAAGTYTEKITMKSGVIIHGAGPDVTTINGGGSGSVVIADGVNSSARLEGFTITNGSEEFGGGMFINEASPNVTNCVFTMNSAVYGGGIFNSNSSPVITNCTFSGNSSDSYGGGMNNTNSSPVLTNCSFIENTGNGGGIYNSNSSPVVTNCIFSGNSSSLHGGGMANYSGSAPSLINCIFGGNSASTHGGGIFNNGSSPSVTNCILIENLAGNSGGGIRNDFGGNPVVTNCTIWANNAASDGGISNYSSSPAAVNCILGENSLPEITPSSMVVTYSNIKGGYPGAGNIDADPLFVEIDDGDFHLQKDSPCIDAGDNSASSIPANDYDGNDRIIDGNIDRTATVDMGAYEYNPDGTQKWVFLTEDMIESSPAIGSDGTIYVGSNDNRLYAINSDGTQKWSFTAGDDIQSSPAIGRDGIIYVGSKDNNLYAINPDGSQKWIFITNDDVGSSPAIGADGIIYVGSNDHNLYAVNPDGSKKWAFTTGEYIQSSPAIGSDSTIYVGSTDGKLYAVNPDGTQKWIFNTGNYLSASPAIGSDGIIYVGSRDQNLYALNPDGTQKWTFNAGGWVESSPVIGPDSAIYISVGSKFYAINPDGTQKWALITGGNLYASPAIGSDGTIYLGTGGIFNAINPDSSLKWNYHLSDEYDFSSAVIDSEGVLYFGAGDRKLYAINTLSYGPANSA